The sequence AACGGCCGAGACCTCCATCGACGTCGAGTACAACGTTCAGAGTGCTGACCAGCTCGATGCCGCGGTCGAATCGGAACAGCGCGAACTCAAAGCCTATGCCGACGCGCTCGTGGACGCGGGCGTCGACGTGGCATTCGTCACTGGCGACGTGGCGGACATGACGGCGGGCTACCTCGCCAACGCTGGCCTCCTCGCCTTCGAATCGGTCGACGACGACACCGCACAGTCCATCGTGAGTGCAACCGGCGCAAGCCGGGTCGCGTCTCTCGATGACATCGCGGCCGACGAACTCGGCGCCGCCGAGTCGGTGCACGTCGAGAAGTTCGACGATTCCGAGATGACGTTCGTCGAGGGGGGCACGGCCGGCGAATCGGTCTCCATTTTCGTCCGTGGCGGAACCGGTCACGTGATGGACGAACTCGAGCGGGCGGTCGAGGACGGCGTCGACGCGGTCATCACGGCGATCGAACGTGGCGGCGTGGTCCCGGGTGCAGCATCGACGGAGATTCGGGTGGCGAGGGCCGTCCGCGATGCTGCTGCAGGTATCGAGGGCCGTCAGCAACTCGCCGTCGAAGCCTTCGCGAACGCTCTCGACGCCATCCCCCGCACACTCGCCGAGAACGCCGGAATGGATCCCATCGACGGTCTCGTCGAGGTCAGGGCCGCGAACGAATCGGGTCGTGCTGGCATCGTGGTCGAGGACGGCGATGTGACCGTCGCGGATCCGACAGCGCATGGCATCCTCGACCCGGTCGCTGTCAAAGAGGAAGTGCTCGCCTCCGCCACCGAGGCAGCGACGATGATCGTCCGGATCGACGACGTCATCAGCGCGGAGTGATCACAACAGCCACGGCCGGAGCGGGCGGTCGTTCGACTCCGCCGATCACTCGTCGGGGAGCCGCGTCACCATCACCGGTCGGTCGGCGTTTTTGACGACGCTCTCCGAAACACTGCCGAGGCCAGCCACCTTCTCGCGCGGCGATTTTCCGTGGCTTCCCAGGACGACGAGGTCGGCATCGATATCGTCCGCCACCGAGAGGATCTCCCGTTCCGGATTGCCATTGCGTCGTTCCGTCTCCACGTCGATACCGGCGTCCTCTAGTCGGTCGGCGGCAGTCGCGAGAGCGTCTTCGCCGGCAGATTCGAGTTCCTCTCGGACGTCGTCAGGATCCCGATCGGAGGCTGATCGAACCACTCGTGAGTCCACGACGTAGAGGGGCGTCACTGTCGCGTCGTAGGGTTCGGCGGTTGCGATCGCGTGGTCGAGGATTGCCTCCGTCCCGCTGCTGCCATCCGTCGCGACGAGTATCCGCTCGTACATTGACACGGGATTCTGTGCGACACCACTTAAGTCCCCGCCCCCGGCTACAGACTTTTCCCCTCCCAGCAGCTACAGAACGGTACTGACATGGTTACGCTCGACGATCGGCACGGTGAAATAGCAGTTTCATACGCTCGAACGGTCATCGAGCGGTATCTCGACGACGGTGTGCTCCCCGAGCCATCCGTCGATACCACCCCCCTGAACGACGAACGGGGTGCATTCGTCACCCTCGAAACTGATGACGATCTCCGCGGCTGCATCGGTCGGCCCTATCCCGAGCAAACTGGGTTCGAAGCGATCCGGCAGGGTGCCGTGGGCGCTGCGACGAACGATCCGCGGTTTCCGCCCGTCTCGACGAACGAGCTGCCTGATATTACGGTGGAGGTGAGCCTCCTGAGCGCTCCGACGCCGGTCACGGCGTCCGGTGAACCACACCATGACGTCGTCGAGGTCGGTCGCGACGGTCTGATCGTCAAAGGAAAGGGCCGGAGCGGACTCTTACTCCCGCAGGTTCCACTGGACCAGGGATGGACCGTGGAGGAATTTTTACAGCAAACTTGCCGGAAAGCCGGAATGGGACCGGACTGCTGGCGAGATGATGATATCGCCGTCGAACGGTTCACTGCCGGCGTGTTCACCGAGACGGAGCCGCGAGGAGACGTCGACCGGGTGCCCCTCGAGGAGGCGTCGATGGGATGAGAACGAGAAGGAGTACGATCGTCCGGGGAGGGAGCCACGATGGTCGATGAACGACCGTCGGCGGCAGCCGGACGGTTCTACGAGGGATCGCGGGACGCACTCCGGGAGCAGGTCGAGTCGGCGTTCACCCACGAGCTGGGTCCGGGAGCCGTTCCCGAGCCGGGGACCGGGTCACCCGACATCGTCGGGCTGGTGAGCCCACACGCCGGGCTCCCGTATTCGGGCCACGTGGCAGCTCACGGCGTCGACGCGCTCGCGAGCCAGGGCCGCCCTGACGTCCTCGTCGTCGTGGGACCGAACCATACTGGACGGGGCGATCCCGTTGCGGTCTCCGACGCCGACCGCTGGCAAACGCCACTCGGATCGGTACCAGTCCACGACACGGCCCGCGACGTGGTACTTCGCGAGTCCGATCGGGCGACCCGCGACGATCGAGCCCACCGCGAGGAACACGCTCTCGAGGTACAGCTTCCGTTCTTCCAGGTCGTCTACGACGATCCCCCGGCCATCGTCCCCATCGTGATGGCGGATCAATCTCGATCGAGCGTGAACGATCTGGGAGATGCGATCGCGGCCGTCTCGAATCGCCTCGACGAATCGGTCGTCGGCGTGGCGTCGACCGATCTCACTCACTACGAGCCTCAGGACGTAGCGGAGCAGGCAGATCGAACGGTCATCGAACGGATCGAGGCACTCGATTCGAGTGGACTGCTCGAACAGGTGGAACGCCAGTCAATATCGATGTGTGGGCCCGGCCCGACAGCCGCCGTCCTCTCCGCGTCGGTGGCAACCGGCGCCGACGAGGGGCGGTGTCTTCAGTACGCGACGAGCGGCGATGTGACCGGATCCACCGCGGAGGTCGTCGGGTACTGCTCCGCGATCGTGCGTTGAGATTGTCGACACTTATTTCGGGGCCGTCACCGTGGCGTCAATCGATGACGAACACTCGTCGGTCACTGCTGCGAACAGGTGGATCGCTCCTCGTCGTGGGAACTGCCGGCTGTCTCGGATCAGGGGGCGACCCCGAGACGACGACCGCGGAATCGACGACCGACGAACCGTTCGAACTACCGGCGACGGTGACTGCCGACTCCCTTGCGTCGCCGACAATCGGTCCGTCGGACGCCCCGGTTACCGTCTCGGTCTACGCCGATTTCGCGTGCAAACACTGTCGAAACTTCGTCCTGGATGTCTTTCCCGATCTTCGGGACGAGTACGTGAGCGAAGGGGTCGTCCGTTACGAGTACCACGATTACCCAATTCCCGTGGACGAGCAGTGGTCCTGGCAGATGGCGAGCGCCGCCAGGGCCGTTCAGGATCAGCTCGGGGCCGAGGCATACTTCGCGTTTACCAGCGGCATCTTCGACCATCACGGCTCGTACTCGATGGACGTCGTCGATGCCGTCGCCGAGGAGGTCGGTGCGGATCCCGACGTGGTTGAACAGGCCGCAAACGAAGAGACCTATCGGCCGGTGGTCGAAGCCGAAAAGGCGGCCGGACTGGAAGCGGGCGTCGAATACACGCCGACGATCTTCGTCGATGGGACCAACACGGAGCAGTACAAGGGCGCGGATGAATTTCCGTACGAGTGGCGAGTCGTTTCGGAAGCGATCGAAGCGGCGCGTGACTGAGTCGGTCTCTCCCGGGCGTGTCGAGGGGCTTTATCTTCGGTATCCATCCAGCAATATTGTACAGGTCGGGCAGTCATACGGCCCGCCCACGTGACGTTGCTAATGGGCATCTGTCCGGTAGCGGCATTATACGCCACATAGCGTGTTACCTAGTCACACTACGCCATGTTTAGTATTGTGTGGTGACAGCAAAACCATTAAGTGTCGTGACGGGATACGAGAAACCACAATGAGTGAACAGGACGAAACGCTGGAAGCCATCCGGCGCAAAAAGCGCGAGGAGCTTCAGCAGACCACGAGTGGAGAGCAGTCGGCCACCGAACCTGCCGACGCCCCATCCGAACCCATCCACATCGAAGGTCCCGACC is a genomic window of Halanaeroarchaeum sulfurireducens containing:
- the thsA gene encoding thermosome subunit alpha, coding for MAGSQSGQQQRGGGRPMLILGEDAERTQGKDARSSNISAGKAVAETVRTTLGPRGMDKMLVNDTGDVVITNDGATILDEMDIDHPAAQMLVEVTESQEESVGDGTTTAGVLAGQLLSEAEDFLDQDIHPTTIAEGYGLARDIALDVLEDEVIEEDLDDETLEAVAESSMTGKGTGGLTAESLAEDIVSAVRTAQENGTVNRADLNIVTQSGESSSATRLVDGVIVDDEPLDEGMPRSVENATIAVVDKDLETAETSIDVEYNVQSADQLDAAVESEQRELKAYADALVDAGVDVAFVTGDVADMTAGYLANAGLLAFESVDDDTAQSIVSATGASRVASLDDIAADELGAAESVHVEKFDDSEMTFVEGGTAGESVSIFVRGGTGHVMDELERAVEDGVDAVITAIERGGVVPGAASTEIRVARAVRDAAAGIEGRQQLAVEAFANALDAIPRTLAENAGMDPIDGLVEVRAANESGRAGIVVEDGDVTVADPTAHGILDPVAVKEEVLASATEAATMIVRIDDVISAE
- a CDS encoding universal stress protein; this translates as MYERILVATDGSSGTEAILDHAIATAEPYDATVTPLYVVDSRVVRSASDRDPDDVREELESAGEDALATAADRLEDAGIDVETERRNGNPEREILSVADDIDADLVVLGSHGKSPREKVAGLGSVSESVVKNADRPVMVTRLPDE
- the amrA gene encoding AmmeMemoRadiSam system protein A, giving the protein MVTLDDRHGEIAVSYARTVIERYLDDGVLPEPSVDTTPLNDERGAFVTLETDDDLRGCIGRPYPEQTGFEAIRQGAVGAATNDPRFPPVSTNELPDITVEVSLLSAPTPVTASGEPHHDVVEVGRDGLIVKGKGRSGLLLPQVPLDQGWTVEEFLQQTCRKAGMGPDCWRDDDIAVERFTAGVFTETEPRGDVDRVPLEEASMG
- the amrB gene encoding AmmeMemoRadiSam system protein B; this translates as MVDERPSAAAGRFYEGSRDALREQVESAFTHELGPGAVPEPGTGSPDIVGLVSPHAGLPYSGHVAAHGVDALASQGRPDVLVVVGPNHTGRGDPVAVSDADRWQTPLGSVPVHDTARDVVLRESDRATRDDRAHREEHALEVQLPFFQVVYDDPPAIVPIVMADQSRSSVNDLGDAIAAVSNRLDESVVGVASTDLTHYEPQDVAEQADRTVIERIEALDSSGLLEQVERQSISMCGPGPTAAVLSASVATGADEGRCLQYATSGDVTGSTAEVVGYCSAIVR
- a CDS encoding DsbA family protein; the protein is MTNTRRSLLRTGGSLLVVGTAGCLGSGGDPETTTAESTTDEPFELPATVTADSLASPTIGPSDAPVTVSVYADFACKHCRNFVLDVFPDLRDEYVSEGVVRYEYHDYPIPVDEQWSWQMASAARAVQDQLGAEAYFAFTSGIFDHHGSYSMDVVDAVAEEVGADPDVVEQAANEETYRPVVEAEKAAGLEAGVEYTPTIFVDGTNTEQYKGADEFPYEWRVVSEAIEAARD